The Porphyromonas pogonae genome segment TAACAAGTTATTCTTGAGCGCTACGTGCTGAGCAGATGCAAAACTCATCGTAACAAGAAAAAGGAGTGCTCCTATAATTTTTCTCATTTTGTGCAGTATTTTATGCATATCAATGCTTACACATGATTATAAAAAACATGAAGACATCGATAATGATGTTAAGTATTAAAACAAAGAGGCTATTTAAGAATATTTAAATTTTTGTCGAAAAAGGAAACATACCTTAAACGCTCTTTCTGTATTGTTATATGAATCTACCTTATGTGCAAATATACTTAAAAACTAATATATTGCAATAATTTTGGAGTCAAAATACGGTTTAGAGTTAAATAATCAGGGATATTTCATCAGAAGGGGTGATAATGTTTAAAAAATATAATATTTATCCAACTAAATGAGTATATTTGTAAGGTTATATGCAATTTATCTTACCTTAAACTGAGTATGTTTTTGATAATCTTTTAAACATTATGAGTAATAGATATTACAAGAATTTGCTTTTGTTGGCATCCATGATCCTATTTGCAGTGAGCACATATGCTCAGGAAGCTTACGGAGGTAAAGTAAATTATAAGAATGCATCTGTGGAAATGAAACCGGGAGGTAAGGATCACAAAGGCATTGTAGATGTGAAGTTGACGGCTGATTTCGGCCAGATAAACCTCAAGAGTAGCCAGATGGTGCAACTGACACCTTTCCTTGTTTCAAAGGATGGGGTGTATAAAATTCCTGTTGATTCCTTCTATGTAGCAGGGTGCAATCGCTATAAATCAGTGAAGCGCCAAGTGGCTCTCAATCAAGTTGAGCCCTATGCATCTATGTTTGCTGCCGGTAAGGTGGCATCGCTCAAGGAATATAAAAGCGGTAAGAGATCGGCTGTGGTATTCAACAGACAGTACGACTATCAACCTTGGATGCGCGACGCAAAGCTTATTGTAGAAGAAAAAGTAACAGGCTGTGCCAATTGTGATGTGGAGCAAAATGCCCTAAACATCCTTGACGCTCATCTCAAACCCCTTCAGCCATCGTTCCATCTTGTTCTCATCGTGCCTCAAATTGAGAAGGTAAAAAGACGCAGTGAGAGCATGGAAGCTTATATCAATTATAAGCAAGGACGTGCCGAGATACTCAAAGACTTTAAGAACAACCAGTCAGAGCTTGACAACATCTCTGCTTTTATGAAGAAGTTGCAAACGGACAAGAATCTGAAGATTTCAGACTTTATGTTGGCCGGATACGCATCACCCGAAGGTAATTTCAATAGTAATATGAAGCTATCACAGCGTCGTGCTGAAGCTTTGGCCAGTTACATGAAACGCAATTATGACCTTTCCGGTAAGAATCTCAATGTAAAATGGTACGGTGAAGACTGGAATGGACTCTCAAACTTGGTTTCGGGAAGCAATCTCGGCAACAAAGGTGAGATTCTTGCCATCATCGAAAAGAACAATACTGATGTTCGCCGTGAAGCAGAGATCAGAAAGCTGGACAATGGCGTGACTTACAACTTACTTCTCAATGAATATTACCCCAAATTGCGCCGCAATACACTCACAGCATCGTTCGTGGTGAAAGAGTTTACCACAGACGAAGCCTTGGAAGTATACAGAAAGAACCCCGTGCTGCTGAGCCAGGAGGAACTTTATCGAGTGGCCAATACATTTGAGAAGGGAAGCGACGAGTATATCAAAGCTATGCGTGTAGCCATGGAGCTTTTCCCAAAAGATAGAATCGCCAAGATCAACTACGCTATTTCTCAGATACAACTCAATAATCCCACTCATGCATTA includes the following:
- a CDS encoding DUF3868 domain-containing protein, giving the protein MSNRYYKNLLLLASMILFAVSTYAQEAYGGKVNYKNASVEMKPGGKDHKGIVDVKLTADFGQINLKSSQMVQLTPFLVSKDGVYKIPVDSFYVAGCNRYKSVKRQVALNQVEPYASMFAAGKVASLKEYKSGKRSAVVFNRQYDYQPWMRDAKLIVEEKVTGCANCDVEQNALNILDAHLKPLQPSFHLVLIVPQIEKVKRRSESMEAYINYKQGRAEILKDFKNNQSELDNISAFMKKLQTDKNLKISDFMLAGYASPEGNFNSNMKLSQRRAEALASYMKRNYDLSGKNLNVKWYGEDWNGLSNLVSGSNLGNKGEILAIIEKNNTDVRREAEIRKLDNGVTYNLLLNEYYPKLRRNTLTASFVVKEFTTDEALEVYRKNPVLLSQEELYRVANTFEKGSDEYIKAMRVAMELFPKDRIAKINYAISQIQLNNPTHALEVISAADQNNADVLNVKGVALAKTGKLKEAEACFIQSARMGNQEAQKNLEELKRVM